The Phacochoerus africanus isolate WHEZ1 chromosome 3, ROS_Pafr_v1, whole genome shotgun sequence genome window below encodes:
- the SPATA25 gene encoding spermatogenesis-associated protein 25: MSYFTSPPTHPGLLPSGHGEAASPGSSLGLYSPAEPVLVASGGQGPPSQKAEQVTPVAQAWGPALAVLEARGCPGGVSWEPVRRKDYSRYCHKSPQARQPESLGWENGCSSRAPHLGGPSRTQPLLLCGLSPGALPMPSEVGGRETRSQPDICILTLAMMIAGIPTVPVPGLREEDLIRAAQAFMMAHPEPEGAVEGARWQQVKSHTALGPKALVRSRRGQPPGSCL, translated from the exons ATGTCCTACTTCACGTCTCCACCAACTCATCCAGGTCTTCTGCCTTCGGGCCACG GTGAGGCTGCTTCTCCAGGCTCATCCCTTGGCCTCTATAGTCCTGCAGAGCCAGTGCTGGTGGCCTCTGGTGGACAAGGCCCACCGAGCCAGAAAGCTGAGCAGGTGACACCTGttgcccaggcctggggcccgGCCCTGGCAGTGCTGGAAGccaggggctgccctggggggGTTAGCTGGGAGCCAGTGCGGCGGAAGGACTACAGCCGATACTGTCACAAATCCCCCCAGGCGAGGCAGCCGGAGAGCTTGGGCTGGGAGAATGGCTGTTCCAGCAGAGCTCCCCATCTGGGCGGCCCCAGCAGGACCCAGCCCCTGCTGCTGTGCGGGCTGTCACCGGGTGCTCTGCCGATGCCCtctgaggtgggggggagggagaccCGCTCCCAGCCGGACATCTGCATCCTCACCCTGGCCATGATGATCGCCGGCATCCCTACTGTGCCCGTCCCAGGCCTAAGGGAAGAGGACCTGATCCGGGCGGCTCAAGCTTTCATGATGGCCCATCCGGAGCCGGAGGGGGCTGTGGAGGGGGCACGGTGGCAGCAGGTGAAGAGCCACACAGCCTTGGGGCCCAAGGCCCTAGTGAGATCCAGGAGGGGCCAGCCCCCCGGCTCCTGCTTGTAG
- the ZSWIM1 gene encoding zinc finger SWIM domain-containing protein 1, with product MALAMLNELLIEDPSPPLLFYQVSKTAQFDTLHYQSCFMQSVFAHFPEILFVHRTYNPRGKVLYTFLVDGPRVQLEDHLTRAVYFAIPAKEDAEGLAHMFQVFKKFNPAWERVCTILVDPHFLPVPTLAMEFPAAEVLLSAFHICKFLQGKFYQLSLDQPVERALLSSLQSTMCSATAGNLRKLHTLLSTCIPPAQLPELHSHWLLNDRIWLAHRWRSTAESSRYFQGLEVTTCILSQFFGTTPSAEKGLTALLRYMQHNSGDQASFSLGLSPQSDHTPSDVSAESPKVEQLVEARIQHSLHAICTGPAAQLCLGELAVVQKSMHLIGSGSEKVNIQILEDTHRVQPQPPASCSCYFNQAFHLPCRHILAMLSARRQVLQPDMLPAQWTAGCAASLSDILGSAWSETLDKHLAVALLTEEVGQLLQHCSQEEFERRYSTLRELADSWIGPYEQVQL from the coding sequence ATGGCCCTGGCAATGCTGAATGAGCTCCTGATTGAGGACCCAAGCCCACCTCTGCTGTTCTATCAGGTTAGCAAGACTGCCCAGTTTGATACCCTCCACTATCAGAGCTGCTTCATGCAGAGTGTCTTTGCCCACTTTCCTGAGATCTTATTTGTCCACCGGACCTATAACCCAAGGGGCAAGGTGCTATATACTTTCCTGGTGGATGGACCTCGGGTGCAGCTGGAGGATCATCTTACCCGGGCAGTCTACTTCGCCATTCCTGCCAAGGAGGATGCTGAGGGCTTGGCCCACATGTTCCAGGTGTTCAAGAAGTTTAACCCAGCATGGGAGAGAGTCTGTACCATCCTGGTGGATCCCCATTTCCTCCCAGTGCCCACCCTTGCTATGGAGTTCCCCGCAGCTGAGGTCCTGCTCTCCGCCTTCCACATCTGTAAGTTCCTCCAGGGCAAGTTCTACCAGCTGTCCCTAGACCAGCCAGTGGAGAGGGCGCTCCTGAGCTCCCTGCAGAGCACAATGTGCTCGGCCACAGCAGGAAACCTGAGGAAGCTGCATACGCTCCTGAGCACCTGCATCCCACCAGCCCAGCTGCCCGAGCTGCACTCGCACTGGCTGCTCAATGACCGCATCTGGCTGGCCCACCGCTGGAGAAGCACAGCCGAGAGCAGCCGCTACTTCCAGGGCCTGGAGGTCACCACCTGCATCCTCAGCCAGTTCTTTGGCACCACCCCATCTGCGGAAAAAGGCCTGACCGCGCTGCTACGATACATGCAGCACAACTCTGGGGACCAGGCAAGTTTCAGCCTGGGCCTGAGTCCCCAGAGCGATCACACCCCCTCAGACGTCAGCGCCGAAAGCCCCAAAGTGGAGCAGTTGGTAGAAGCCCGTATCCAGCACTCCCTTCATGCCATCTGCACGGGGCCAGCAGCGCAGCTTTGCCTGGGTGAGCTGGCCGTGGTCCAGAAATCCATGCACCTCATTGGCTCTGGCTCAGAAAAGGTGAACATACAGATCCTGGAGGACACCCACAGGGTGCAGCCCCAGCCCCCggccagctgcagctgctacttTAACCAGGCCTTTCACCTGCCCTGCCGCCACATCCTTGCCATGCTCAGTGCCCGCCGCCAGGTGCTTCAGCCCGACATGCTGCCAGCTCAGTGGACGGCAGGCTGTGCTGCCAGTCTCAGTGACATCCTGGGCAGCGCGTGGAGTGAGACCCTGGATAAGCACTTGGCCGTGGCCCTCCTCACGGAGGAGGTGGGTCAGCTCCTGCAGCACTGCAGCCAAGAGGAGTTTGAACGGCGGTACAGCACCCTGCGGGAGCTGGCTGACAGCTGGATCGGCCCTTACGAGCAGGTCCAGCTCTGA
- the ZSWIM3 gene encoding zinc finger SWIM domain-containing protein 3 — translation MELGSCFKTYEDFKECFSAYKKENRCSFILRDCVSVRFHNLNHGTSIREDILYVQVKFVCIRTQSNSRKRTAEADMCPAYLLLQYNEKLDRLCVSELNTRHIHVNSKTTGPKGAATGKSQKTACQQKPQPAQPAIKTDLGTAEKSPVEPSFCSDKVQAPSEPEQEGLTPSDLAKIAKVMRNFLKVDVGSMASFSVGSSQDLDRLSFQSSKMSDLFIRFPENLLLHRVENAQGHILYAFLVESKEREGRVVHFAVLKAETATSVAKMLSIFTEFNSDWPKVKVVFVDPSFPHRAILQEIFPAARILLSIYHTTRLLEKKLHRSSADPSFKRLMKEALREAVFVTSEASLQNLCHMSQALLDEQLFSFLQAHWFSCELLWYMHVRKGLHACNTYMDSLDVVTSKVSSLFREQQSLLDCILRFVDYIDFFNTKGLKNLPTAPPKLKRARSANMAPKSKKAFGTCWGSLSRLPGQEAKLEPQQVQVPQQQPQGQPSHGGMLDSLRQSGSDLAYKLCHNEWAVVQNSTHLVDVAGSSVDVQLLEDSHQVSKDGCSCSCSFQQWYHLPCRHILALLHTSQKPVGETMVCRRWQKRYQHLLGPSGELQDPFVIPNTGQPGKQGRNNMIQDLSRELANLLMQSEGPELEERCSTLRKIVDIWAAPCQVSEPSQQPGDFKDVGRLPFLWGKQEEGEGLTPAGVTIHN, via the exons ATGGAGCTAGGCAGCTGCTTCAAGACCTACGAGGACTTCAAGGAGTGCTTCAGCGCCTACAAAAAGGAGAACAGGTGCTCCTTCATTCTCAGGGACTGCGTCTCCGTCCGCTTCCACAACCTCAACCATGGCACCTCCATCCGCGAGGACATCCT GTATGTGCAGGTGAAATTTGTCTGTATTCGGACTCAGTCAAACAGCAGGAAGAGAACAGCAGAGGCGGACATGTGCCCGGCATACTTGCTCCTGCAGTACAATGAGAAGCTGGATAGACTATGTGTCAGTGAACTCAACACACGGCATATACACGTTAACTCCAAGACCACGGGTCCTAAAGGAGCTGCCACTGGCAAATCTCAGAAGACAGCATGCCAGCAGAAACCCCAGCCTGCACAGCCTGCCATCAAAACAGACCTTGGCACGGCTGAGAAGTCCCCGGTTGAACCATCGTTTTGCTCAGATAAGGTCCAAGCACCCTCAGAGCCAGAGCAGGAGGGCCTCACTCCTTCTGACCTGGCCAAGATAGCCAAAGTGATGAGAAACTTTCTTAAGGTGGATGTGGGTTCCATGGCCTCCTTCAGTGTGGGCAGCAGCCAAGACCTGGACCGGCTCAGCTTCCAGAGCAGCAAAATGAGCGACCTGTTCATCCGCTTCCCAGAGAACCTCTTGCTGCACCGGGTGGAAAATGCCCAGGGCCACATCCTCTATGCTTTCTTGGTGGAGAGCAAGGAACGAGAGGGGCGAGTGGTGCACTTTGCCGTGCTCAAGGCCGAGACAGCCACCTCCGTGGCCAAGATGCTGAGCATCTTCACAGAGTTCAACTCCGATTGGCCCAAGGTCAAGGTGGTCTTCGTGGACCCGTCCTTCCCTCATCGGGCCATCCTGCAGGAGATCTTCCCTGCTGCCCGCATCCTCCTGTCCATCTACCACACCACCCGCCTCTTGGAGAAGAAGTTGCATCGTAGTTCAGCAGATCCGTCCTTTAAAAGGCTCATGAAGGAAGCCCTGCGGGAGGCTGTGTTTGTCACTTCTGAGGCCAGCCTGCAAAATCTCTGCCACATGTCCCAAGCCCTGCTCGACGAGCAGCTCTTCAGCTTCCTGCAGGCCCACTGGTTCTCCTGTGAACTGCTGTGGTACATGCACGTCAGGAAGGGCCTGCACGCCTGTAACACCTACATGGACAGCCTGGATGTCGTCACCAGCAAGGTGTCAAGCCTCTTCCGGGAACAGCAGTCCTTGCTGGACTGCATCCTCCGCTTCGTGGATTACATAGACTTCTTTAATACCAAAGGCTTGAAGAACTTGCCCACCGCTCCCCCCAAGTTAAAGAGAGCCCGGTCAGCAAACATGGCCCCAAAGTCCAAGAAGGCATTCGGAACCTGCTGGGGGAGCCTGTCCAGGCTCCCCGGGCAAGAGGCaaagctagagccacagcaggtaCAGGTgccgcagcagcagccccaggggcagccctccCATGGTGGCATGCTAGACTCCTTACGCCAGAGTGGCTCCGATCTGGCCTAcaagctgtgccacaatgagTGGGCGGTGGTGCAGAACTCCACACATCTGGTGGACGTGGCTGGCTCCTCTGTGGATGTGCAGCTGCTAGAGGACTCCCACCAGGTGAGCAAAGacggctgcagctgcagctgctccttTCAGCAGTGGTACCACCTGCCGTGCCGGCACATTTTGGCCCTGCTGCACACCAGCCAGAAGCCCGTGGGCGAAACCATGGTGTGCCGCCGGTGGCAGAAGAGGTACCAGCACCTCCTCGGACCCAGCGGGGAGCTCCAGGACCCTTTCGTGATCCCAAACACAGGCCAGCCTGGGAAGCAAGGACGGAACAACATGATTCAGGACCTAAGCAGGGAGCTAGCAAACCTGCTGATGCAGAGCGAGGGGCCAGAGCTGGAAGAGCGCTGTTCCACCCTGCGAAAGATTGTGGACATCTGGGCGGCCCCCTGCCAGGTGTCTGAGCCCAGTCAGCAGCCGGGGGACTTCAAGGATGTGGGTCGCCTCCCTTTCCTCTGGGGaaagcaggaggaaggggagggactcaCTCCTGCTGGAGTCACCATTCACAACTGA